The following nucleotide sequence is from Allocatelliglobosispora scoriae.
CGCAAGCTCTGCGACCTCCTGTCGCCGCAATCCGGGGGTACGCCGTCTCGGCCCCTCCGGCAGCCCCACCTCGGCCGGCCTGACCCGTTCCCGGCGACTGCGCAGGAATGCGGCGAGCTCCTCGCGATTCATGGCTCCAGAGTGCCTCGCCGAAGCGGCACGGGGGAGGGACCGGCAGTACCCCTCTCCGGCGGGCCTTCCTGACACCCGTCCGTCCGGGCACGGTGAGGGCATGACAAAGATCGCCCTCATCAGTGGGGCCAACAAGGGGATCGGGTTCGAGATCGCGCGTGGACTCCATGCGGCCGGGGTCACCGTGCTGATCGGGTCGCGTTCGGCGGAGCGAGGAGCTGCGGCAGTGGCCGCGGTGCTCGCGGATTCCGGTCCGGCCGCGGGACTCGGTGTGGTCGCAGGTTCCGGCATGGCCGTGCCGTCTGGCGGGATCGACACCGTGCCCGGTGTTGCGGAGGTGCGGACCCTCGCTCTGGACGTGACGGATCCGGCCTCGATCGCGGCTGCGGTCGCGGAGATCGAGGCACGATATGGCGTCCTCGACATCCTCGTCAACAATGCCGGCGTCCTCGTGGTGGACGGATCCGGTGCTCCGAGCGAGACGACGGTCGAGACGATGCGGACCGTCTACGAGACCAACGTCTTCGGCGTCGTCGCGATGACCAATGCGATGCTGCCGCTCCTGCGCGCAGCACCCGCCGCCCGGATCGTCAACGTCTCCAGCGATCTCGGCTCATTGACGTGGGCACTGGATCCGGCTCATCCGTACTGGCAGGCGCGACTGCTCGCCTACTCCTCGTCGAAGACGGCGCTCAACATGGTGACGGCCAACTACGCCAAGGAACTCTGGGATACGCCGATCAAGGTGAACGCGGCGAATCCGGGTTACTGCGCGACCGACCTCAACGCGCACAGCGGATGGCGTACGCCGGAGCAGGGTGCGCAGATCGCCATCCGACTGGCGCTGCTCGACGCGGACGGTCCGACCGGAGCTTTCCTGGAGGACGCCGGAACGCTGCCCTGGTGACCACAACGACAACCGCGCCTGTTTCACGTGAAACAGGCGCGGTGTCGTACGTAAGGTCGGGCTGCGAGATCAGGTGTCGAACCGGTCCGGCGCCGTCCACACGATCTTCGGCGGCTGCGCGATAGCCGTACCACCGAAGTCCTCCAGCCACGCTGCGATGTGCGACAGGTCCTCGCGCCACTTCACCTCGTCGATCGGCGGCAGGATCTCGTCCCACATCGAGAGGAAGGAGCCGCGCAACTGCAGCTGTCCGTAGGGCCGGGCCATGAACCACACGTGCAGGTGCGCCCCACCGTCGCCCCAGCGGTTCACGTGAACCCGGGCGATGTTGTCCAGGGATCGGATAGCCCGCTCGATGCGGACAGTCATGACGCCCAACTCCGCCGCGAGCAGGTTGGACAGGTCGCCGAGATCGAG
It contains:
- a CDS encoding SDR family NAD(P)-dependent oxidoreductase — its product is MTKIALISGANKGIGFEIARGLHAAGVTVLIGSRSAERGAAAVAAVLADSGPAAGLGVVAGSGMAVPSGGIDTVPGVAEVRTLALDVTDPASIAAAVAEIEARYGVLDILVNNAGVLVVDGSGAPSETTVETMRTVYETNVFGVVAMTNAMLPLLRAAPAARIVNVSSDLGSLTWALDPAHPYWQARLLAYSSSKTALNMVTANYAKELWDTPIKVNAANPGYCATDLNAHSGWRTPEQGAQIAIRLALLDADGPTGAFLEDAGTLPW